Proteins encoded in a region of the Magallana gigas chromosome 8, xbMagGiga1.1, whole genome shotgun sequence genome:
- the LOC117693018 gene encoding uncharacterized protein — MVKTCAWGRCNSDTRRPERIQGVHFIPFPKPKTQKDRCLRWIKACGRPHYQLNESRINRHTFVCTKHFVDPSGPTEEYPDPIPSDGSNIRKSRRHWRERSGPYHNIQQNSHTTTASDTCTTSPKECIDEIGESSLDRGPTPAENCFEGLSLLADSCQIDHLMQKKLQETEEKLHHQTVLNQHLNLQLSTVRNQPEVQIEGLNIEKIIQQEKKITGLFFYYTNLKHSTFVTLYNILTEQQMPVFPKKRKDVKTMKPETQLLLTLMRLRHNFGLKDLAARFLISTQSVSEIFSAWIEHMYLILGSIPIWPHRNDIIRNMPSQFRVEFPDTVAIIDCTELKTQKPSSLKLQSQMYSDYKSATTLKGLVACDPMGNIIFVSELFTGSMSDVEITAKSGFYKLLEQLILTGYIHHGDSIMADKGFTISGELQNVGLHLNLPSFVNSGIQMCQADVEITQKIAAHRIHVERAIRKIRTFKILSGCIPTSLFGSINKIWTVCVLLTLWQNPVLKNK; from the exons ATGGTGAAGACCTGTGCGTGGGGACGATGCAACAGCGATACCAGGCGTCCTGAGAGAATACAGGGAGTGCATTTTATTCCATTTCCCAAGCCCAAAACGCAGAAAGACAGATGTCTGAGATGGATTAAGGCATGTGGGAGACCACACTACCAGCTAAATGAGAGCAGAATAAATCGACACACGTTTGTGTGTACAAAG CATTTTGTGGATCCCAGTGGTCCCACTGAGGAATATCCAGATCCAATACCTTCTGATGGTTCAAACATTAGAAAAAGCAGACGTCATTGGAGAGAACGAAGCGG gCCATACCAtaatattcaacaaaattcacATACAACAACTGcaagtgatacatgtacaacctCGCCTAAAGAATGTATTGATGAGATTGGGGAGTCGTCATTGGATAGGGGGCCAACTCCAGCTGAAAATTGTTTTGAGGGGCTATCATTACTTG CAGATTCATGTCAGATAGACCATCTAATGCAGAAAAAGCTACAAGAGACAGAGGAAAAACTTCATCATCAGACAGTTCTTAACCAGCATTTAAACTTACAATTATCAACCGTTCGAAATCAACCAGAAGTTCAAATTGAAGGCCTCAATATTGAGAAAATTATTCAGCAAGAGAAGAAAATCACTGGTTTATTTTTCTACTACACTAACCTTAAACATTCAACTTTTGTAACTTTGTACAACATTTTAACTGAACAACAAATGCCAGTTTTCCCAAAGAAAAGGAAAGATGTAAAGACTATGAAACCAGAAACTCAACTACTATTAACTCTGATGCGACTTCGCCATAACTTTGGATTGAAAGACCTAGCTGCTAGGTTTTTGATATCAACTCAGTCTGTGAGTGaaatattttctgcgtggattGAACATATGTATTTGATCCTTGGATCCATACCAATATGGCCACACAGAAATGACATAATTCGAAATATGCCTTCGCAATTCAGAGTAGAATTTCCTGACACTGTAGCCATTATTGATTGCACAGAACTTAAGACCCAAAAACCGTCATCGTTAAAATTACAGTCACAGATGTACTCTGATTATAAGTCAGCAACAACCCTGAAAGGACTGGTAGCATGTGACCCCATGGGCAACATAATTTTTGTAAGTGAGCTGTTTACAGGATCAATGTCTGATGTAGAAATTACAGCAAAGAGTGGGTTTTATAAACTCTTGGAGCAGCTCATTTTAACAGGATATATTCATCATGGAGATTCTATTATGGCCGACAAAGGTTTCACGATATCTGGTGAACTTCAGAATGTTGGATTGCATCTAAACTTGCCATCTTTTGTGAATTCGGGTATTCAAATGTGTCAGGCAGATGTAGAAATTACACAAAAAATTGCAGCCCATCGTATTCATGTTGAAAGGGCAATTAGGAAAATAAGAACCTTCAAAATATTGTCTGGTTGCATTCCTACTAGTCTGTTTGGatcaattaataaaatctggACCGTTTGTGTACTACTAACTCTGTGGCAGAATCCGGTGTTGAAaaataagtga
- the LOC105346078 gene encoding uncharacterized protein gives MLKSLDGLPISKLNTIHVPTIKSEFGDVKLGSALSYQSKSKGIRVNDGVLVYCGNTTFPQTSVVKLPPWYKELLTEELIPSNPEDIEKTTRNQYENPVWFKYRANRITASQMHRVVKRKKQPNDLLLNSLFQSKSSTKSAATEYGLSREKLAREKLAKLKSVQNAHLHDCGLIINNAFPFLAATPDGKLCENGECGIFEIKCPYLARDLSISEACSQIKNFMLKEENGLISINRNHDHYVQVQGQLLVSGAPWCEFIVYTTKDMLVERIFPDVSFMTDMLLKLSFFYKFFAVSFLKKHIICK, from the exons accaacaatAAAAAGTGAATTTGGTGATGTGAAGCTTGGGTCAGCTCTCAGCTATCAG TCAAAATCAAAGGGCATACGAGTGAATGATGGAGTGTTAGTGTATTGTGGAAATACTACCTTTCCACAGACATCAGTTGTGAAACTCCCCCCATGGTACAAGGAATTACTAACAGAAGAACTGATCCCCTCTAATCCAGAAGACATAGAAAAAACAACAAGGAACCAATATGAAAATCCCGTCTGGTTTAAATATCGGGCAAACCGCATCACAGCATCACAGATGCATCGAGTTGTAAAAAGGAAGAAACAACCAAATGATTTGCTGTTAAACTCCctttttcaaagtaaatcaTCGACAAAATCTGCAGCTACAGAATATGGATTAAGTAGGGAAAAACTGGCCAGGGAGAAATTAGCAAAACTCAAATCAGTCCAAAATGCACACCTTCATGATTGTGGACTGATTATCAATAATGCATTCCCATTTCTTGCTGCAACTCCTGATGGTAAACTGTGTGAAAATGGAGAGTGTGggatttttgaaattaaatgtccATATTTGGCCAGAGATTTGTCAATTTCTGAAGCTTGTTCTCAGATAAAAAATTTCATGCTAAAAGAGGAAAATGGTCTGATATCAATAAATAGGAATCATGATCATTATGTTCAAGTACAGGGACAATTACTTGTGTCTGGTGCACCATGGTGTGAATTTATAGTCTACACAACAAAGGACATGCTTGTTGAACGAATTTTCCCTGATGTTTCATTCATGACAGACATGCTTCTAAAGCTgtctttcttttataaattCTTTGCTGTTTCCTTCTTAAAGAAGCATATTATCTGCAAGTAA